One Brassica napus cultivar Da-Ae chromosome A1, Da-Ae, whole genome shotgun sequence genomic region harbors:
- the LOC106352949 gene encoding uncharacterized protein LOC106352949 isoform X1 encodes MILKPLHVELIILSRFVAMSEELPKRLFKEGEEPRVTQINNNCRIDYIIRKFQAWLPKELDVVKKDPVFHQIFKLHENGLGYSARVIHSFLCRELVTFLQHELWFVFARRPLRFSLQEFHAVTGFECDTHISIEEFEEWKYDGGFWSKVLRRKDGTITLFNLWTKDKEAVKKWKNADRIRLIYLAIILCVVLARDEKANIPLKYIAVVMDLDRVRRYPWGVAAYDLLCKSIAKNRSQLKEKTTSYVLDGFSYALQIWAMEAVPKIGKLCGKKLDKGFKDGPRCINWMGAAKVSYEEIIRLEEIITPKDDIYPYISWTGNYDVVKAQAFRRDDDVEDDRIKVLMEMIKKGHDFSEHVWETEENEVISLSLDDESAVNDEASVNVEAAESDDDFQTPKGSKNVGSRSKRGKKRLPDRGMEKRKHKVLASGAKQAPFNEDMKAFMTQLFEHNFSGMEQRIQKQMAETFEQMRTELKQSRKEASVEVELGEPSPTKPSTSQAPLRRSTRGDGSETTFDVNYSEADDLGRGIGTQGVEGLSQTSYVPGFDPSQDKKEEDWWTPMTSVRGSVDNPVKKEKTEMNTAPPPSQWEKWCKRKGHGLQLSDSPLPEDASPQASLYYISEESWKGFTEWALKPIPLTIGPTCFNLSVATRVVSAGKWLGNEVMNLVLTFSEFIFLTLLICYIT; translated from the exons ATGATATTGAAACCTTTACATGTTGAACTAATAATTTTGTCACGGTTTGTAGCTATGTCTGAGGAGCTACCGAAGAGGCTTTTTAAGGAGGGCGAGGAGCCCCGAGTTACTCAGATCAACAACAACTGCAGGATCGACTACATAATCCGAAAGTTCCAAGCGTGGCTGCCAAAGGAGTTGGATGTCGTGAAGAAAGACCCAGTTTTTCATCAGATTTTTAAGCTCCATGAGAATGGTCTTGGATACTCTGCGAGGGTGATACACAGCTTCTTGTGTAGGGAGCTGGTGACTTTCTTACAGCACGAGCTATGGTTTGTCTTTGCGAGGAGACCGCTTCGATTCTCATTGCAAGAGTTCCACGCCGTAACCGGGTTTGAATGCGATACTCACATTTCGATTGAGGAGTTTGAAGAGTGGAAATATGATGGTGGTTTCTGGAGCAAGGTTTTGAGGAGAAAAGATGGAACAATTACACTCTTCAACCTGTGGACTAAGGACAAGGAAGCTGTAAAGAAATGGAAGAATGCAGATCGCATACGTCTTATCTACTTGGCGATCATTCTTTGTGTGGTATTGGCGAGAGATGAGAAGGCTAATATCCCCCTGAAGTACATCGCGGTGGTCATGGATCTTGACAGAGTTCGAAGGTATCCTTGGGGAGTTGCTGCTTATGACCTTCTCTGCAAATCCATAGCCAAAAATCGTTCCCAACTGAAGGAAAAGACCACTAGCTATGTCTTGGATGGCTTCTCATACGCCTTGcagatttgggcaatggaagcGGTGCCAAAAATCGGGAAGCTTTGTGGAAAAAAGCtggataagggtttcaaggACGGTCCTAGATGCATAAACTGGATGGGAGCTGCGAAGGTGTCATATGAGGAGATCATTCGCTTGGAGGAGATTATTACACCCAAg GATGACATCTACCCATACATCTCATGGACAGGAAATTATGATGTTGTCAAAGCTCAGGCGTTTCGCAGAGATGATGATGTGGAGGATGACAGAATCAAGGTTCTGATGGAGATGATAAAGAAGGGGCATGATTTTAGTGAGCATGTTTGGGAaactgaagaaaatgaagtgatTTCTTTATCTCTCGATGACGAATCAGCTGTGAATGATGAAGCAAGCGTGAATGTTGAAGCAGCCGAGAGTGATGACGACTTTCAGACTCCGAAAGGATCAAAAAACGTTGGTTCTAGATCAAAGAGGGGTAAAAAGAGGCTTCCCGATCGTGGTATGGAGAAGAGAAAGCATAAGGTTCTCGCAAGTGGCGCAAAGCAAGCTCCTTTTAATGAAGACATGAAGGCTTTTATGACACAGTTGTTTGAGCACAACTTCTCTGGAATGGAACAAAGGATACAGAAACAGATGGCCGAGACATTTGAGCAGATGCGGACAGAGCTTAAACAATCACGTAAGGAAGCCAGCGTTGAAGTTGAGCTTGGAGAGCCTTCACCGACAAAGCCATCGACGAGCCAGGCACCGTTGAGGAGGTCCACACGCGGG GATGGTTCCGAGACTACATTCGATGTGAATTATAGTGAAGCAGATGATTTGGGTCGCGGGATAGGTACACAAGGGGTTGAAGGGCTTTCTCAGACGTCGTATGTGCCAGGCTTTGATCCATCTCaggacaaaaaagaagaagactggtGGACTCCAATGACTTCGGTCCGAGGTTCAGTGGATAATCcagtaaagaaagaaaagacaGAGATGAATACAGCTCCACCGCCGTCACAGTGGGAGAAATGGTGCAAAAGAAAAGGTCATGGACTTCAGCTTAGCGATTCACCATTGCCAGAAGATGCTTCTCCGCAGGCGTCACTTTATTATATCTCCGAAGAGTCATGGAAAGGATTCACGGAATGGGCATTAAAGCCTA
- the LOC106352949 gene encoding uncharacterized protein LOC106352949 isoform X2, whose translation MSEELPKRLFKEGEEPRVTQINNNCRIDYIIRKFQAWLPKELDVVKKDPVFHQIFKLHENGLGYSARVIHSFLCRELVTFLQHELWFVFARRPLRFSLQEFHAVTGFECDTHISIEEFEEWKYDGGFWSKVLRRKDGTITLFNLWTKDKEAVKKWKNADRIRLIYLAIILCVVLARDEKANIPLKYIAVVMDLDRVRRYPWGVAAYDLLCKSIAKNRSQLKEKTTSYVLDGFSYALQIWAMEAVPKIGKLCGKKLDKGFKDGPRCINWMGAAKVSYEEIIRLEEIITPKDDIYPYISWTGNYDVVKAQAFRRDDDVEDDRIKVLMEMIKKGHDFSEHVWETEENEVISLSLDDESAVNDEASVNVEAAESDDDFQTPKGSKNVGSRSKRGKKRLPDRGMEKRKHKVLASGAKQAPFNEDMKAFMTQLFEHNFSGMEQRIQKQMAETFEQMRTELKQSRKEASVEVELGEPSPTKPSTSQAPLRRSTRGDGSETTFDVNYSEADDLGRGIGTQGVEGLSQTSYVPGFDPSQDKKEEDWWTPMTSVRGSVDNPVKKEKTEMNTAPPPSQWEKWCKRKGHGLQLSDSPLPEDASPQASLYYISEESWKGFTEWALKPIPLTIGPTCFNLSVATRVVSAGKWLGNEVMNLVLTFSEFIFLTLLICYIT comes from the exons ATGTCTGAGGAGCTACCGAAGAGGCTTTTTAAGGAGGGCGAGGAGCCCCGAGTTACTCAGATCAACAACAACTGCAGGATCGACTACATAATCCGAAAGTTCCAAGCGTGGCTGCCAAAGGAGTTGGATGTCGTGAAGAAAGACCCAGTTTTTCATCAGATTTTTAAGCTCCATGAGAATGGTCTTGGATACTCTGCGAGGGTGATACACAGCTTCTTGTGTAGGGAGCTGGTGACTTTCTTACAGCACGAGCTATGGTTTGTCTTTGCGAGGAGACCGCTTCGATTCTCATTGCAAGAGTTCCACGCCGTAACCGGGTTTGAATGCGATACTCACATTTCGATTGAGGAGTTTGAAGAGTGGAAATATGATGGTGGTTTCTGGAGCAAGGTTTTGAGGAGAAAAGATGGAACAATTACACTCTTCAACCTGTGGACTAAGGACAAGGAAGCTGTAAAGAAATGGAAGAATGCAGATCGCATACGTCTTATCTACTTGGCGATCATTCTTTGTGTGGTATTGGCGAGAGATGAGAAGGCTAATATCCCCCTGAAGTACATCGCGGTGGTCATGGATCTTGACAGAGTTCGAAGGTATCCTTGGGGAGTTGCTGCTTATGACCTTCTCTGCAAATCCATAGCCAAAAATCGTTCCCAACTGAAGGAAAAGACCACTAGCTATGTCTTGGATGGCTTCTCATACGCCTTGcagatttgggcaatggaagcGGTGCCAAAAATCGGGAAGCTTTGTGGAAAAAAGCtggataagggtttcaaggACGGTCCTAGATGCATAAACTGGATGGGAGCTGCGAAGGTGTCATATGAGGAGATCATTCGCTTGGAGGAGATTATTACACCCAAg GATGACATCTACCCATACATCTCATGGACAGGAAATTATGATGTTGTCAAAGCTCAGGCGTTTCGCAGAGATGATGATGTGGAGGATGACAGAATCAAGGTTCTGATGGAGATGATAAAGAAGGGGCATGATTTTAGTGAGCATGTTTGGGAaactgaagaaaatgaagtgatTTCTTTATCTCTCGATGACGAATCAGCTGTGAATGATGAAGCAAGCGTGAATGTTGAAGCAGCCGAGAGTGATGACGACTTTCAGACTCCGAAAGGATCAAAAAACGTTGGTTCTAGATCAAAGAGGGGTAAAAAGAGGCTTCCCGATCGTGGTATGGAGAAGAGAAAGCATAAGGTTCTCGCAAGTGGCGCAAAGCAAGCTCCTTTTAATGAAGACATGAAGGCTTTTATGACACAGTTGTTTGAGCACAACTTCTCTGGAATGGAACAAAGGATACAGAAACAGATGGCCGAGACATTTGAGCAGATGCGGACAGAGCTTAAACAATCACGTAAGGAAGCCAGCGTTGAAGTTGAGCTTGGAGAGCCTTCACCGACAAAGCCATCGACGAGCCAGGCACCGTTGAGGAGGTCCACACGCGGG GATGGTTCCGAGACTACATTCGATGTGAATTATAGTGAAGCAGATGATTTGGGTCGCGGGATAGGTACACAAGGGGTTGAAGGGCTTTCTCAGACGTCGTATGTGCCAGGCTTTGATCCATCTCaggacaaaaaagaagaagactggtGGACTCCAATGACTTCGGTCCGAGGTTCAGTGGATAATCcagtaaagaaagaaaagacaGAGATGAATACAGCTCCACCGCCGTCACAGTGGGAGAAATGGTGCAAAAGAAAAGGTCATGGACTTCAGCTTAGCGATTCACCATTGCCAGAAGATGCTTCTCCGCAGGCGTCACTTTATTATATCTCCGAAGAGTCATGGAAAGGATTCACGGAATGGGCATTAAAGCCTA
- the LOC106352948 gene encoding alpha-glucosidase 2 — MQLDHSQKEEGKNIVKMTVSGDNSETIGIAPTEMIFEPILEDGVFRFDCSVEHRKAAFPSVSFKNIKDREVPVISHNVPAYTPTCVSLEEKQVVTFEFPPGTSFYGTGEVGGELERTGKRVFTWNTDAWGYGPGTTPLYQSHPWVLVVLPTGETLGVLADTTQKCEIDLRKEGIIRIIAPTSYPIITFGPFSSPTAVLESLSHAIGTVFMPPKWALGYHQCRFSYMSEKRVAEIAQTFRDKKIPADVIWMDIDYMDGFRCFTFDKERFPDPSALANYLHNNGFKAVWMLDPGIKKEEGYSVYDSGSKDDVWVKQADGKPFIGEVWPGPCVFPDYTNSKTRSWWASLVKDFISNGVDGIWNDMNEPAVFNTVTKTMPENNIHCGEDELGGVQNHSHYHNVYGTLMARSTYEGIELADKNKRPFVLTRAGFIGSQRYAATWTGDNLSTWEHLHMSISMVLQLGLSGQPLSGPDIGGFGGNATPRLFGRWMGVGAMFPFCRGHSEVATDDHEPWSFGGECEEVCRAALKRRYQLLPHFYTLFYIAHTTGAPVAAPIFFADPKDFRLRTVENAFLLGPLLIYASTLNNQGSHELHHIIPKGTWLRFDFEDSHPDLPTLYLRGGSIISVAPPHLHVGEFTLSDDLTLLVSLDENGKAEGLLFEDDGDGYGYTKGKFLITNYIAEKHSSIVTVKVSKTEGDWQRPKRRVHVRLLLGGGAMLDAWGMDGETIKINVPSEHEVSELITKSNESFKLHMENTKLIPEKEMLPGQKGMELSRIPIELNNGNWKLNIIPWIGGRILSMSHVPSGVQWLHSRIDINGYEEYSSTEYRSSGCTEEYNIIETDLEHASEEESLILEGDVGGGLVLQRKINIPSDNPNILRIASTIEARSVGAGSGGYSRLACLRVHPTFTLFHPTESFVSFTSIDGLKHEVWPDSGEQIYEGNNIPHGKWMLVDKSLNLQLVNMFDVSQVVKCIVNWDSGTVNLELWSEDRPVSKESPLEIEHEYEVTSFP; from the exons AAGGAAGAGGGAAAAAACATAGTCAAGATGACAGTTAGTGGAGATAACTCGGAAACTATAGGTATTGCTCCAACCGAAATGATTTTTGAGCCGATTTTGGAGGATGGAGTTTTCCGGTTTGACTGTTCCGTGGAGCATAGGAAAGCTGCATTTCCAAGTGTTTCATTTAAAAACATCAAAGACAGGGAAGTTCCGGTTATAAGTCACAATGTTCCAGCATATACTCCTACTTGTGTTTCTCTTGAGGAGAAGCAAGTTGTTACTTTTGAG TTTCCTCCTGGCACGTCGTTTTATGGAACGGGAGAAGTTGGTGGCGAGTTGGAGAGAACAGGAAAACGG GTGTTTACATGGAACACTGATGCATGGGGATATGGCCCTGGAACCACCCCACTGTACCAGTCACATCCATGGGTGCTAGTTGTTCTTCCAACTGGAGAAACTCTAGGTGTTCTTGCTGATACAACACAAAAGTGTGAG ATTGATCTGAGGAAAGAGGGTATCATAAGAATAATCGCTCCAACATCATATCCAATTATCACATTTGGTCCATTCTCTTCACCCACTGCTGTCTTGGAGTCCCTGTCGCACGCCATAG GAACTGTTTTCATGCCTCCAAAGTGGGCCTTAGGCTACCACCAATGCCGTTTTAGTTATATGTCAGAGAAGCGAGTGGCTGAG ATAGCTCAAACATTTCGTGACAAGAAGATTCCTGCAGACGTGATATGGATGGATATTGACTACATGGACGGTTTTCGTTGTTTCACATTCGACAag GAACGTTTCCCGGATCCTAGTGCTTTGGCAAACTATCTTCATAATAATGGTTTCAAAGCGGTATGGATGCTTGACCCTGGAATAAAGAAAGAGGAAGGATATTCTGTCTACGATAGTGGAAGCAAAGACGATGTTTGGGTTAAACAAGCAGATGGGAAGCCCTTCATTG GTGAAGTATGGCCTGGACCTTGCGTTTTCCCTGACTATACAAATTCCAAAACTCGGTCTTGGTGGGCTAGTTTAGTTAAAGACTTTATATCAAATGGTGTTGATGGTATCTGGAACGATATGAATGAGCCTGCAGTTTTCAAC ACAGTGACAAAGACAATGCCTGAGAACAATATTCACTGTGGAGAAGATGAGCTTGGAGGTGTTCAAAACCACTCACACTACCACAAC GTCTATGGGACTTTGATGGCAAGGTCAACTTATGAAGGGATTGAGCTAGCTGATAAGAATAAGCGACCTTTTGTATTGACAAGGGCTGGATTCATAGGGAGCCAGAGATATGCTGCTACTTGGACAGGAGATAACCTTTCAACCTGGGAGCATCTACATATGTCTATATCCATGGTGCTTCAGCTG GGGCTTAGCGGTCAGCCCTTATCAGGGCCAGATATAGGTGGCTTTGGTGGCAATGCAACTCCGCGGCTATTTGGACGTTGGATGGGCGTTGGAGCTATGTTTCCATTCTGTCGTGGCCATTCTGAGGTTGCCACTGATGACCATGAGCCATGGTCTTTCGGAGGAGAG TGTGAGGAAGTCTGTCGTGCCGCATTGAAGAGGCGCTACCAACTGTTACCACATTTTTACACCCTATTTTACATTGCCCATACAACTGGTGCTCCAGTTGCAGCTCCAATCTTTTTCGCtg ATCCGAAAGATTTTAGACTAAGGACTGTTGAAAACGCCTTTCTCTTGGGTCCACTTCTCATATATGCAAG CACTTTAAATAATCAGGGATCCCATGAATTGCATCACATAATTCCCAAAGGAACTTGGCTAAGGTTTGATTTTGAAGATTCACATCCG GATTTACCGACATTATATTTACGAGGTGGATCCATTATATCAGTGGCTCCTCCACATCTACATGTTGGGGAGTTTACTCTGTCAGATGACTTGACCCTACTTGTGTCATTAGATGAAAATG GCAAAGCTGAAGGCCTCTTGTTTGAGGATGATGGAGATGGATATGGCTACACTAAAGGAAAATTTCTAATCACAAACTACATTGCTGAGAAGCATTCGTCCATTGTTACTGTTAAGGTTTCAAAAACTGAAGGAGATTGGCAGAGGCCAAAGCGCCGTGTTCATGTCCGGCTATTACTAGGAGGCGGTGCAATG CTTGATGCTTGGGGAATGGATGGAGAGACTATCAAGATTAATGTGCCTTCAGAACATGAAGTTTCAGAATTAATAACCAAGAGCAATGAGAGCTTCAAACTTCATATGG AAAATACAAAATTGATACCTGAGAAGGAAATGCTACCTGGACAAAAGGGAATGGAACTTTCAAGAATCCCAATTGAGCTGAACAATGGCAATTGGAAACTAAATATAATTCCTTGGATTGGTGGAAGGATATTATCCATGTCACATGTTCCATCAG GAGTTCAATGGCTTCATAGCAGGATAGATATCAATGGCTATGAAGAGTACAGCAGTACTGAGTACCGGTCATCTGGATGCACTGAGGAATATAATATCATTGA GACGGATTTAGAACATGCAAGTGAAGAAGAATCTCTTATCTTAGAAGGTGATGTAGGCGGTGGACTGGTTCTTCAGCGTAAAATTAACATACCTAGTGACAACCCCAACATTCTTCGTATTGCCTCTACCATTGAAGCTCGAAGTGTCGGTGCTGGTTCTGGTGGATATTCAAG GCTGGCATGCTTAAGAGTCCATCCAACTTTCACTCTTTTTCATCCAACCGAATCATTTGTGTCCTTCACATCGATTGATGGATTAAAGCATGAGGTTTGGCCAGATTCTGGAGAGCAAATATATGAAGGAAACAACATCCCACATG GTAAATGGATGCTGGTGGACAAGAGCCTCAATCTACAGCTGGTAAACATGTTCGACGTTAGTCAGGTTGTCAAATGTATTGTCAACTGGGACAGTGGAACGGTTAACTTGGAGCTATGGTCTGAGGACCGACCAGTTTCCAAGGAATCTCCTCTGGAAATAGAGCATGAATATGAAGTCACAAGTTTCCCATAA